The Paenibacillus macerans genome includes a window with the following:
- a CDS encoding tripartite tricarboxylate transporter substrate binding protein: MLAYVLSDRPKSANLPADFPQKPVTLIVPYAAGGGTDLTARALAQAAEKHLGQPIVVVNRTGGGGAIGLTEGAQAKPDGYTVTFLVAELTTLPHLGLLPVTYEDFIPIAQTNRDPAAITVRADAPWRSVREFLDDAHAHPGEVKMGNAGTGSVWHLAAAMLEKEAGVKFTHIPYEGAGPAISALLSGFVDAVPVSPAEVKSYVEQGKLRTLAIIGDEEAAALPGVPTLAEETGLHVEFAGTWRGLAVPKGTPGPVRDSLTKAFIEGTREPEFVGEMSSMGLGLLVRDGKEFSRHLKKSHDLYAALIPELGLGRK; this comes from the coding sequence ATGCTGGCGTACGTCCTGTCTGACCGCCCGAAATCGGCAAACCTGCCGGCGGATTTCCCGCAGAAACCCGTTACTTTGATCGTACCTTACGCCGCCGGAGGCGGTACGGATCTTACCGCAAGGGCACTCGCGCAAGCGGCCGAAAAGCATCTTGGTCAACCGATTGTCGTGGTCAATCGCACGGGCGGCGGCGGGGCTATCGGTTTGACGGAGGGAGCGCAAGCCAAACCGGACGGCTATACGGTAACTTTTCTTGTCGCCGAGCTAACGACCCTTCCGCATCTGGGGCTGCTTCCGGTGACGTACGAAGACTTCATTCCCATCGCGCAAACGAACCGCGATCCCGCCGCGATTACCGTCAGAGCGGATGCTCCCTGGCGAAGTGTCCGCGAATTTCTCGATGATGCGCATGCCCATCCCGGTGAAGTGAAAATGGGGAACGCCGGCACGGGAAGCGTCTGGCATTTGGCTGCCGCCATGCTGGAGAAAGAAGCGGGCGTAAAGTTCACGCATATTCCTTACGAAGGAGCGGGCCCCGCCATATCGGCGCTGCTTAGCGGTTTCGTCGACGCCGTGCCGGTGAGCCCGGCCGAAGTCAAAAGCTATGTTGAGCAGGGAAAACTGCGTACTTTGGCCATCATCGGAGATGAGGAGGCGGCAGCCCTCCCGGGAGTTCCGACGCTGGCGGAAGAAACCGGACTGCATGTGGAGTTCGCGGGAACATGGCGCGGTTTGGCCGTACCGAAAGGAACTCCCGGACCGGTCAGAGATTCGCTGACCAAAGCTTTCATTGAAGGAACCAGGGAGCCTGAATTTGTCGGTGAGATGAGCTCCATGGGGCTTGGTCTGCTGGTCCGGGACGGCAAAGAATTTAGCCGGCATTTGAAAAAAAGCCATGATTTGTACGCGGCGCTGATTCCGGAGCTGGGACTGGGCCGCAAGTGA
- a CDS encoding SDR family oxidoreductase produces MNVKVAIITGASSGMGAATAKLLAQHGIKVMLAARREERLKQLQTEIRDAGGEAGYKVTDVTSRADVEALADETIKTFGQIDIMINNAGIMPLSFFRNLKVDEWERMIDVNIKGVMYGMAAVYKHMEERNEGHIINFSSIAGHLTFPSSSVYSATKHAVRVLTEGMRTELAAHQNIRTTLISPGAVETELYGTITDNSIYPELEKLGSKEWQQLDPNDIAKTVLFAIQQPANVMINELIVRPTSQSL; encoded by the coding sequence ATGAATGTAAAAGTAGCGATCATCACAGGCGCCAGCAGCGGAATGGGGGCGGCTACAGCCAAGCTCCTCGCCCAGCACGGGATCAAGGTCATGCTGGCTGCTCGCCGGGAAGAACGGTTGAAGCAATTGCAGACAGAAATCCGGGACGCCGGAGGCGAAGCCGGTTACAAGGTGACGGACGTCACCTCGCGCGCGGACGTTGAAGCATTGGCCGACGAAACGATTAAAACCTTCGGACAAATCGACATCATGATAAACAACGCGGGGATCATGCCGCTTTCTTTTTTCCGGAATTTAAAGGTTGACGAATGGGAGCGGATGATCGATGTAAACATTAAGGGCGTCATGTATGGGATGGCGGCCGTATACAAGCATATGGAGGAACGCAACGAGGGACATATTATTAATTTCTCGTCTATTGCAGGACATCTGACCTTCCCTTCCAGTTCCGTCTACAGTGCCACCAAACATGCGGTACGGGTGTTAACGGAGGGCATGCGGACCGAGCTGGCAGCGCATCAAAATATTCGGACAACCCTCATCTCCCCCGGCGCCGTTGAAACCGAGCTGTACGGCACTATTACCGACAATTCGATTTATCCGGAACTAGAGAAATTAGGAAGCAAAGAATGGCAGCAGCTTGACCCGAACGATATTGCCAAGACGGTGTTATTTGCCATTCAGCAACCGGCGAACGTGATGATCAACGAACTGATTGTCCGCCCTACATCGCAGAGCCTGTAA
- a CDS encoding efflux RND transporter periplasmic adaptor subunit: protein MKGRCLWLTIAAMFTLSLTACSSGSNGETAAANADSAVVEVVKVKQEPLNTVYDLSGTLQSADSATVTFQASGEIKQTLVEVGDKVKQGDVLAVLDDAQARIGVEQAKSGAAQAKGQVSAAAAGLAQAEAQIQSAEANLSAVRKGASEEQLAQVQNQVKQAEDAYNKAKTDAERYQNLYGQGLISLNDYEQAQLQLKNATNTLDSAKQQLKELTDGATAEQLKTAKATLEQAQSGKQSALAAKTQAEAGYQNALASQEQAELALSKTKLTATVSGTILEKMAVSGQAAAAGNPAFVIGSTAELQVLLPVPDSEISAWKKGQKVDVALGNETRTGTVTRVYPQTNAGTGTISVEVSVLNPNKDWFPGQVVKAGLQISDQKGILVPAEAVISKGQEPYVFRDVGGKAVKTTVELGDEIIENRFRILSGLQEGDVVVTAGAEGLFDGDSIVTAEDTAND from the coding sequence ATGAAAGGACGTTGCTTATGGCTAACGATAGCGGCGATGTTCACGCTGTCTTTAACCGCATGTTCTTCAGGAAGCAATGGAGAAACCGCTGCAGCGAACGCCGACTCGGCAGTCGTTGAGGTTGTAAAGGTGAAACAAGAACCTTTAAACACGGTCTATGACTTGTCAGGCACGCTGCAATCCGCAGATTCGGCGACCGTTACGTTCCAAGCATCCGGAGAAATCAAACAGACGTTGGTGGAGGTTGGCGACAAAGTCAAACAAGGAGATGTCCTGGCCGTGCTGGATGACGCGCAGGCGCGGATTGGGGTGGAACAGGCCAAAAGCGGCGCAGCCCAGGCCAAGGGCCAAGTCAGCGCCGCCGCGGCGGGGCTTGCTCAGGCCGAAGCGCAAATCCAAAGCGCCGAGGCTAATTTGTCCGCAGTGAGGAAGGGAGCGTCCGAGGAGCAGCTAGCCCAAGTCCAAAATCAGGTGAAGCAAGCGGAAGATGCTTATAACAAAGCAAAAACCGATGCCGAGCGTTACCAAAATTTATATGGGCAAGGGTTAATTTCGCTTAATGATTACGAGCAAGCGCAACTTCAGCTCAAAAATGCGACGAACACACTGGACAGCGCAAAGCAGCAACTGAAGGAGTTGACCGACGGCGCGACGGCTGAGCAGCTAAAAACCGCCAAAGCCACGCTTGAACAAGCCCAGTCCGGCAAGCAATCGGCCTTGGCCGCCAAAACGCAAGCCGAGGCGGGGTATCAAAACGCGCTGGCCAGCCAGGAACAGGCCGAGCTGGCCCTGTCCAAAACGAAATTGACGGCTACCGTATCCGGTACAATACTGGAAAAAATGGCTGTGTCCGGCCAGGCCGCCGCTGCGGGAAACCCGGCTTTTGTCATCGGGTCGACCGCCGAACTGCAAGTGCTGCTCCCGGTTCCGGACAGCGAAATTTCCGCTTGGAAGAAAGGGCAGAAGGTTGATGTGGCGTTGGGGAACGAAACCCGGACCGGAACCGTAACCCGCGTTTATCCGCAAACCAATGCGGGGACGGGCACGATTTCCGTGGAAGTGAGCGTTCTTAACCCGAACAAAGATTGGTTCCCGGGACAGGTTGTGAAGGCGGGGCTTCAAATTTCCGATCAAAAGGGGATCCTCGTCCCGGCTGAAGCCGTGATCAGCAAGGGCCAGGAGCCGTACGTGTTCCGTGACGTGGGCGGAAAAGCGGTGAAAACGACCGTCGAACTGGGGGATGAAATCATTGAAAACCGCTTCCGGATTTTGTCCGGTTTGCAGGAGGGAGATGTCGTCGTGACCGCCGGAGCCGAAGGGTTGTTTGACGGGGATTCCATTGTAACGGCGGAGGACACGGCCAATGATTAA
- a CDS encoding aspartyl-phosphate phosphatase Spo0E family protein, translating to MSNSERMKLRIEMERKELNRLAQRYGLRHKRVIHQSVLLDGLLNKYNNVNLTDVRRKQPIA from the coding sequence ATGAGCAATTCGGAGAGAATGAAACTCCGTATAGAGATGGAGAGAAAGGAATTAAATCGCTTGGCCCAGCGGTACGGGCTGCGGCACAAACGGGTCATTCATCAGTCGGTCCTGTTGGACGGACTGCTCAATAAGTACAACAACGTCAATTTAACAGATGTACGAAGAAAGCAGCCGATTGCTTAG
- a CDS encoding Rpn family recombination-promoting nuclease/putative transposase encodes MNAHAQEVREKPFAPDYRKDHIPHDEAFKKLLQTFFAEFIALFFPELDKLLDHRQTRFLMQEQLVDLVGEEARTLDLLLETKYITTDAFILIHLEPQSYKQPDFHERMFIYFSRLFERHRKEHKLIIPIAVFTGDSMHDERNSLSMDIPGQEILHFQFLKVELQNHHWRKFVDSNNPVAAALLAKMGYNRGEEREMRLAYLRMILQLRKRLNSARIKLIVSFADLYFVPDPKQDEAMLYELTNQYPEEREAIMELMPAWMRLGYEKGREEGVQTERQNIALRLIAKGFSLEEVAETIKLPIEEVRKLKNS; translated from the coding sequence ATGAACGCCCATGCGCAAGAAGTACGTGAAAAACCGTTCGCACCGGATTATCGCAAAGACCACATCCCGCACGATGAAGCCTTTAAAAAGCTGCTGCAAACTTTTTTCGCCGAGTTTATTGCGCTGTTCTTCCCCGAGCTCGACAAACTGCTGGATCACCGCCAGACCCGCTTTCTTATGCAGGAGCAACTCGTTGACTTGGTCGGTGAAGAAGCGCGAACGCTCGACTTGCTGCTGGAAACAAAGTACATAACAACAGATGCTTTCATCCTTATTCATCTTGAGCCGCAATCGTATAAACAGCCGGATTTCCACGAGAGAATGTTTATCTACTTCAGCCGATTGTTCGAACGCCACCGGAAAGAACATAAGCTGATCATTCCGATTGCCGTATTTACCGGCGATAGTATGCATGATGAGCGAAACTCTCTTAGCATGGATATCCCCGGTCAGGAAATCCTGCATTTTCAATTTCTGAAAGTGGAATTGCAGAATCATCACTGGCGAAAATTTGTCGATTCCAACAACCCCGTTGCTGCTGCCTTACTGGCTAAAATGGGGTACAATAGAGGGGAAGAAAGAGAAATGCGCTTGGCGTATTTACGGATGATTTTACAACTAAGAAAAAGGTTAAACAGCGCAAGAATAAAGCTCATTGTGTCCTTTGCCGACTTATACTTCGTGCCTGATCCGAAACAGGACGAAGCGATGCTCTATGAATTAACCAATCAATATCCGGAAGAGAGGGAAGCTATTATGGAACTTATGCCGGCCTGGATGCGCCTGGGGTATGAAAAAGGGCGGGAGGAAGGAGTTCAAACCGAACGGCAGAACATTGCTCTCAGGCTCATTGCCAAAGGATTTTCTTTGGAGGAAGTAGCCGAAACTATCAAATTGCCGATTGAGGAAGTACGGAAGTTAAAGAATTCCTGA
- a CDS encoding efflux RND transporter permease subunit has translation MINFLVRKRKITLLFFIMLILVGVYSFTGLARQDMPDAVVKTALVTTVYPGATPEKVEQSVTKVLEQAIKKVDSVENIISTSGSGYSSITVEAYADADAEAAWDELRKNVQDAAADLPDDVNQPVVNDNLASAFVGSYVIYADNREDLYTLNDTMIEWRDQIQTVKGVAGVEIQGIPDREVAVQIDTQKLQQYGIPWGMVVQAVQKMNERVPLGDLSYDSRNYQLMVKSLDDVKKLNDVLITRTRDGFPVYLKDVGEAKLGYSDPEYLPYYNGKPAILVNVNAQTGSDVPSMDKLITAKLGDLAAGLPKNVMFKTAFAQLEIVDKMFNDLTREMLIAIVAVIIVCMLGLNLLTAAFVALAIPVSIALGLIALPLAGVTLNEITIVGLIIVLGILVDDAVVVNDNIERRLSELGESPSDASVKGAKEVAISILTATLSTIFAFMPLLFLTGDVGSFIKPIPIVISCSMLASMAMSLTIIPIFREWHEKRRVQRQAKKGEGKPPGLLGKQIHTATQWYSGKMIPKVLKRPLLTALTGLLIGTASFGFALLTPIDLFPQAEDPNVNINVEMPVGTSFQETDRVLSSIAEWVLKQPEAETVSYGVGGKAPQLFSDITNMVSSSPTVGQIAVAGKEGEYNWEKTVQSWQEKLKKQHPGATITTNIPRLGTPVGAAVSVRISGEDLAELQTLSQQVKEKIARVDGTSGIKDNFGNQSYTLEFAVNEEAMKQHQVDYQTLTQTLRLMGDGLDIGDFDTGKQIIDVNLYMKNKNGNPSDLFQQINVTNDQGVQVPLSQLAELKPSFSIQKIQHYNLVRTVTVEADATGGKTATELNAEISALLGDMHFPEGYTWTLGGETSDQAEIFADLGSLFIIVIFLILLLITVQFYSLSAPVIIMTTVYLAAAGGVIGIFISGSSIGFMSIMGIISLAGIVVRNGIVLIEFIEDARREGVELKEAIIGATSARFRPILLTSLTAIIGLLPLALTGSILFRPMAYTIIFGLMFSTLLTLIVVPSLYMVVALYKEKRQKRKAKRDAGPGEPSGHLPEGPNNPLTM, from the coding sequence ATGATTAATTTTCTGGTCAGAAAACGCAAAATCACCCTGTTGTTTTTCATTATGCTTATTTTAGTCGGCGTGTACAGCTTTACGGGGCTGGCCCGTCAGGATATGCCGGATGCAGTGGTGAAGACCGCGCTGGTGACGACGGTTTACCCGGGGGCGACCCCGGAGAAGGTGGAGCAATCCGTCACCAAGGTGCTGGAACAGGCGATCAAAAAGGTGGATAGCGTAGAGAACATCATCTCGACTTCGGGAAGCGGGTATTCCAGCATTACGGTGGAGGCCTACGCGGACGCAGACGCCGAAGCGGCCTGGGACGAGCTGCGCAAGAATGTCCAGGACGCCGCTGCCGATTTGCCGGACGACGTAAATCAGCCGGTCGTCAATGATAACCTGGCCTCCGCTTTTGTCGGCTCCTATGTGATTTACGCTGATAACCGGGAGGACCTGTACACGCTGAACGATACGATGATCGAATGGCGCGACCAGATCCAGACGGTAAAAGGCGTGGCCGGCGTGGAAATCCAAGGGATTCCCGACCGGGAAGTCGCCGTGCAGATCGATACGCAGAAATTGCAGCAATACGGAATTCCGTGGGGAATGGTCGTTCAAGCCGTACAAAAGATGAACGAGCGCGTACCGCTGGGCGACCTGAGTTACGATAGCCGCAATTATCAGCTGATGGTCAAAAGCCTGGATGACGTTAAGAAACTGAATGACGTTTTGATCACGAGAACGCGAGACGGGTTCCCGGTTTATTTAAAAGACGTCGGCGAAGCCAAGCTGGGGTACAGCGATCCGGAATATTTGCCTTATTATAACGGGAAGCCCGCCATTCTGGTCAACGTCAACGCGCAGACGGGCTCGGACGTGCCTTCGATGGATAAGCTCATTACGGCGAAGCTTGGCGATTTGGCCGCAGGCCTGCCGAAAAACGTGATGTTTAAGACGGCATTTGCCCAACTGGAAATCGTGGACAAAATGTTTAATGATTTGACCCGGGAGATGCTGATTGCGATCGTCGCCGTAATTATCGTTTGTATGCTCGGCCTGAATCTGCTGACGGCGGCTTTTGTAGCCTTGGCCATTCCGGTCTCGATCGCGCTGGGGCTAATCGCCTTGCCGCTGGCCGGGGTAACCTTGAATGAAATCACGATCGTCGGTCTGATTATCGTTCTGGGGATTCTGGTGGATGACGCCGTGGTCGTCAACGATAACATCGAGCGGCGGCTCAGCGAACTCGGAGAAAGCCCGTCCGACGCTTCCGTAAAAGGAGCGAAGGAGGTTGCCATTTCGATTCTGACGGCCACGTTGTCGACCATCTTTGCCTTTATGCCGCTGCTGTTCCTTACGGGCGACGTCGGCTCCTTCATCAAGCCGATTCCGATCGTGATTTCCTGCTCCATGTTGGCGTCCATGGCGATGTCGCTGACGATCATCCCGATTTTCCGCGAATGGCATGAGAAGCGCAGAGTCCAGCGTCAAGCGAAAAAAGGCGAGGGAAAGCCGCCCGGTTTGCTTGGTAAACAAATTCATACCGCAACGCAGTGGTATTCTGGTAAAATGATTCCAAAGGTGCTGAAGCGGCCTCTGCTTACCGCGCTGACCGGACTGTTGATCGGCACGGCTTCGTTTGGTTTTGCGCTGCTGACGCCGATCGACCTGTTTCCGCAGGCGGAAGATCCGAACGTGAACATCAATGTGGAAATGCCGGTCGGAACGTCGTTCCAGGAAACGGATCGCGTGCTGTCAAGTATCGCCGAGTGGGTGCTGAAGCAGCCGGAAGCGGAGACGGTCAGCTACGGCGTTGGCGGAAAGGCACCGCAATTATTTTCGGACATCACGAACATGGTAAGCTCTTCGCCGACGGTCGGCCAAATCGCGGTTGCCGGCAAAGAGGGGGAATATAACTGGGAAAAGACGGTGCAATCCTGGCAGGAGAAATTGAAGAAACAGCACCCTGGGGCCACCATCACGACGAACATTCCGCGGCTTGGGACTCCGGTTGGAGCGGCCGTATCCGTGCGGATTTCGGGCGAGGATTTGGCTGAACTCCAGACCCTGTCCCAGCAGGTGAAGGAGAAAATTGCCCGGGTGGACGGCACCTCGGGAATCAAAGACAATTTTGGAAACCAAAGTTATACGCTGGAGTTTGCCGTTAACGAAGAGGCTATGAAACAGCATCAGGTGGATTACCAGACCTTGACCCAAACGCTGAGGCTGATGGGCGACGGCCTCGATATCGGCGATTTTGACACGGGGAAACAAATCATCGATGTCAATTTGTATATGAAAAACAAGAACGGCAACCCTAGCGATCTATTCCAACAAATTAACGTAACCAATGACCAAGGCGTGCAGGTGCCGTTGTCGCAGCTCGCGGAATTAAAGCCGTCGTTCTCCATCCAGAAAATTCAGCACTACAACCTGGTGCGTACCGTTACGGTGGAGGCTGATGCGACAGGCGGCAAAACCGCAACGGAGCTTAATGCGGAAATTAGCGCTCTGCTCGGCGACATGCATTTTCCGGAGGGCTACACTTGGACGCTTGGCGGCGAAACGTCCGATCAGGCCGAGATTTTCGCGGATTTGGGCAGCTTGTTCATTATCGTCATCTTCTTGATTCTGCTGCTGATTACGGTGCAGTTCTACTCGCTGTCGGCGCCGGTCATCATTATGACGACGGTATATCTGGCTGCGGCGGGCGGAGTCATCGGCATCTTTATTTCCGGCTCGTCGATCGGCTTCATGAGCATCATGGGGATTATCTCCCTGGCGGGGATCGTCGTGCGTAACGGGATCGTACTCATCGAATTTATCGAGGATGCGCGCCGCGAAGGCGTAGAGCTTAAGGAAGCGATCATCGGAGCGACCTCGGCGCGTTTCCGGCCGATCCTGCTGACCTCGCTGACCGCCATCATCGGTTTGTTGCCGCTGGCCCTTACGGGAAGCATCCTGTTCCGGCCGATGGCCTATACGATTATTTTCGGGCTGATGTTTTCGACGTTGCTCACTTTGATCGTCGTTCCGTCTTTGTATATGGTGGTAGCCTTGTATAAAGAAAAACGCCAGAAGCGGAAAGCAAAACGGGATGCCGGACCGGGGGAACCTTCGGGCCATCTTCCGGAAGGTCCGAATAACCCGCTGACCATGTAA
- the kdgT gene encoding 2-keto-3-deoxygluconate transporter, with protein MKIKKTLERIPGGMMLIPLLLGAVVHTFFPGAGDYFGSFTNGLMTGTIPILAVWFFCMGAAIDIRATGTVLRKSGTLVLTKIIVAWVVALAASQFLPAGGIQSGFFAGLSTLALIAAMDMTNGGLYASIMQQYGTREEAGAFVLMSLESGPLVTMMILGATGLAAFEPQVFVGAVLPFLIGFLLGNLDHDLREFFGKATHTMIPFFGFALGCSIDLGVIVQTGLLGVLLAVSVIIITGIPLILADKYVGGGNGTAGLAASSTAGAAVANPMIVANMKPEFMPAAQSATALVAACVVVTSILVPILTAYWSQYMKKKAGAALSDGTPPQVKV; from the coding sequence ATGAAAATCAAAAAGACTCTGGAACGGATTCCCGGCGGCATGATGTTGATCCCGCTGCTGTTGGGAGCGGTTGTACACACATTTTTCCCTGGGGCCGGAGACTATTTCGGTTCATTTACAAACGGGCTTATGACGGGGACCATCCCTATTTTGGCCGTATGGTTTTTCTGTATGGGGGCGGCCATCGATATCAGAGCGACGGGGACGGTGCTGAGAAAATCCGGTACGCTGGTGCTGACCAAAATCATTGTAGCCTGGGTCGTGGCCCTCGCCGCTTCGCAATTTTTGCCGGCCGGGGGGATTCAAAGCGGATTTTTTGCGGGCTTGTCCACGCTTGCGCTGATCGCCGCGATGGATATGACCAACGGCGGTTTGTACGCTTCGATTATGCAGCAGTACGGAACCAGGGAAGAAGCGGGCGCTTTTGTGCTGATGTCCCTGGAATCGGGGCCTTTGGTCACCATGATGATTTTGGGCGCCACAGGTTTGGCCGCATTCGAACCGCAGGTGTTCGTCGGCGCGGTGCTTCCGTTTTTGATCGGTTTCCTGCTGGGCAATCTGGATCATGATCTTCGCGAATTTTTCGGAAAAGCTACCCATACGATGATCCCTTTCTTTGGTTTTGCTTTGGGCTGTTCGATTGATTTAGGGGTTATTGTGCAAACGGGGCTTCTGGGCGTACTGCTTGCCGTTTCCGTCATCATCATCACGGGGATTCCGTTGATCCTGGCCGACAAATATGTGGGCGGAGGGAACGGTACGGCCGGACTTGCCGCATCCAGCACGGCGGGCGCCGCCGTGGCCAATCCGATGATCGTCGCCAATATGAAACCGGAATTTATGCCGGCGGCCCAATCGGCCACCGCTTTAGTCGCCGCTTGCGTTGTCGTGACCTCCATTCTGGTGCCTATTCTGACCGCCTATTGGTCGCAGTATATGAAGAAGAAGGCGGGGGCGGCTTTATCCGATGGGACGCCGCCTCAGGTCAAGGTCTAA
- a CDS encoding MerR family transcriptional regulator codes for MSTIKEVSAESGISPYTLRYYEREGILPGVKRDPSGNRLYDEESLEWLNFILALRSTGMPLAKIKEYVDLYREGESTLKKRKQMMLEHKKKVEKDLAETYRYLEQINYKLALYDLQEKGAFLKLP; via the coding sequence ATGTCTACGATTAAGGAGGTTTCGGCGGAGAGCGGTATTTCGCCCTATACGCTTCGTTACTATGAACGGGAAGGTATACTGCCGGGCGTTAAGCGCGATCCGAGCGGCAATCGGCTGTACGACGAAGAAAGTCTTGAATGGTTGAATTTTATTTTGGCGCTGCGGTCGACGGGCATGCCGCTTGCCAAAATTAAAGAATATGTGGATTTGTACCGGGAAGGCGAGAGCACGCTCAAAAAACGCAAACAAATGATGCTCGAGCATAAGAAAAAAGTAGAAAAGGATCTTGCGGAAACGTATAGATATTTGGAGCAAATCAACTACAAGCTGGCGTTGTACGACTTGCAGGAAAAGGGAGCATTTCTTAAGCTGCCCTGA